GCTGGTGTCGGGCTACACCGTTCACTTGCGTGATCGGCAGGGTCAACTGGAGAACGCTCGCGGTGAAGAGCGCGATCGTAAGCAGCAATTCGCGAACAGAGTCGCCCAGCTCGGCAATGTGCAGCTCTATCTCGACCAGGTTCAGGATATGCAGCACTCGTTCGACGAATTATTGCGGCAACTGCCCAGCGACACTGAAGTCCCGGGATTGCTGGAGGATATATCCCGTGCCGGATCAGTCGGTGGCCTGCAGTTTGAGGAAATCCGACTACTACCCGAAGAGGCTCAGCCGTTTTACCTCGAATTGCCGATTCAAATTACTGTAGTTGGCGACTATCACGGTCTGGCGACGTTCGTCAGTGCAGTATCCGCTCTGCCACGGATCGTCACCTTGCACGACTTCAGCCTGGCACCGGTTAGTCGGGCGGATGGCGCCATGCTGCGTTTGAATATCCTGGCCCGGACTTATCGCTATCACGAAGGGCATCAGCTGTGAGGCCGCTGCGCTGGGGCGCGCCTGTTGCTTTCCTTATCGGGCTTGGCGGCTGCGGCGAGGGGCAGGGCTTCGTTGATCTGGATGGCTTCATGGATGAAGTACGGTTGAAATCGCCTGACAGTATCGAGCCAATCCCGACCTACCCCTCATTACCGCCATTTTTCTACGACGCCGTCTCGTTACGCAGTCCGTTCCTGCCACCGTCCGGGACCGCTTTTGCGGCTCAGGACGCAGGGCGAACAAGGGTAAGTCCGGATCCACTGCGGATCCGCCACCCCCTTGAACGTTTTGCTGTCGAGCAGTTCGTGATGGTGGGAACCATGGCGAATGCGGCGGGTGCCTCGGCGCTGCTGCGTGTGGCGGG
This region of Pseudomonas fluorescens genomic DNA includes:
- a CDS encoding type 4a pilus biogenesis protein PilO, giving the protein MSVLVKLARFEFSRDDLHGAGSRPRALRALIGVLLMLILLVSGYTVHLRDRQGQLENARGEERDRKQQFANRVAQLGNVQLYLDQVQDMQHSFDELLRQLPSDTEVPGLLEDISRAGSVGGLQFEEIRLLPEEAQPFYLELPIQITVVGDYHGLATFVSAVSALPRIVTLHDFSLAPVSRADGAMLRLNILARTYRYHEGHQL
- a CDS encoding pilus assembly protein PilP, with protein sequence MRPLRWGAPVAFLIGLGGCGEGQGFVDLDGFMDEVRLKSPDSIEPIPTYPSLPPFFYDAVSLRSPFLPPSGTAFAAQDAGRTRVSPDPLRIRHPLERFAVEQFVMVGTMANAAGASALLRVAGGVHRLQVGDYLGRDDGRIVSISETRVDLLEIVADGENAWREQPRSISLNVRS